The proteins below come from a single Kryptolebias marmoratus isolate JLee-2015 linkage group LG12, ASM164957v2, whole genome shotgun sequence genomic window:
- the cd2bp2 gene encoding CD2 antigen cytoplasmic tail-binding protein 2 codes for MSKRKVTFEDGNGEFDLEDDGPNKKSCEAVSGPGSRFKGKHSLDSDEEDDEEVTNSSKYNILASDDVEGQEGATIDFDEGVSITPFNLEEEMQEGHFDSEGNYFVKKETQIRDNWLDNIDWVKIKEQPVKKKKGLGAKRTRRAGDEDEAEEEKQREEQQADQEEEEEEEEVPAEDPLASLTQKQLVEAVVELLTPGETVAAALRRLGGLGGRKKGKLREENEPTEEITRDAEKLDKLTALADRLVGSGMFEIYQQTYEKLAYVMKSMSSKQPAVGKKRSGDDDEEDELDMFGDKFDEKIVEKSEDEEEDKTVSDEVMWEYKWENKDNSEIYGPFTSQQMQGWVDEGYFSSGVYCRRVDQEGSQFYNSRRIDFELYT; via the exons ATGTCGAAAAGAAAAGTAACGTTTGAGGATGGAAACGGGGAGTTTGACCTGGAAGACGACGGCCCAAATAAAAAG agcTGTGAGGCTGTCAGTGGCCCGGGCTCCCGATTCAAGGGTAAACATTCTCTtgacagtgatgaagaggatgacGAGGAGgtcacaaacagcagcaaatacAATATCCTCGCCAGCGATGATGTGGAGG gcCAAGAAGGAGCAACAATCGACTTTGATGAAGGAGTGTCTATCACGCCTTTTAACCTGGAGGAGGAGATGCAGGAAGGACACTTTGATTCAGAGGGAAACTACTTTgtcaaaaaggaaacacaaattCGGGACAACTGGCTTGACAACATAGACTGG GTAAAAATCAAAGAGCAGCCtgttaagaaaaagaaaggtcTTGGAGCCAAACGGACGCGTCGAGctggtgatgaagatgaggctgaggaagaaaagcagagagaagaaCAGCAGGCAgaccaggaggaagaggaggaggaggaggaggtgcctGCAGAGGACCCCTTGGCGTCCCTCACACAGAAGCAGCTCGTTGAAGCTGTGGTTGAGTTGCTGACGCCCGGAGAAACGGTGGCTGCGGCGCTGCGGCGGTTAGGAGGCCTCGGAGGACGTAAGAAGGGGAAACTGAGGGAAGAAAATGAGCCGACAGAGGAGATCACACGGGACGCAGAGAAGCTGGACAAACTCACAGCTTTGGCCGACAGACTGGTTGGATCCGGGATGTTTGAAATCTATCAGCAAACCTACGAAAAGCTCGCCTACGTGATGAAGAGCATGAGCAGCAAGCAGCCGGCGGTGGGGAAGAAACGAAGCGGCGACGATGACGAAGAAGATGAACTTGACATGTTCGGTGACAAGTTCGATGAGAAGATTGTTGAGAAATctgaggacgaggaggaagatAAAACAG TGAGCGATGAGGTGATGTGGGAGTACAAATGggaaaataaagataattcaGAGATCTATGGGCCCTTCACCAGCCAACAGATGCAG GGCTGGGTGGATGAAGGCTACTTCAGCAGCGGCGTCTACTGCAGGCGGGTGGACCAGGAGGGCTCTCAGTTCTACAACTCCAGAAGAATAGATTTTGAGCTCTACACATAA
- the zgc:153733 gene encoding sesquipedalian-1 isoform X2 — MKIHKKILTHYLSCTSPVDKEGYLYKKKKRTGTFQRRWFVLKANLLFYQERPADRHLLGVIVLEGCAVQRSEADEQFAFSLVFGPGLKTYRLAAGDHRSQESWVTALFSARHCHLSQLLRDLQRKYEEAKQQQGSGEASPSVSLSTNSFLSAGGSSAAIREARSFSASAVLQAPSAPTKVLPKKSPKLWQRRNAYVTPLNGPAPLYGEWPLVGSDPLVEFSKLHEYYGQEVTKAREEWLRSRQTAEDSGDLIDLG; from the exons ATGAAGATCCACAAAAAGATTCTGACCCATTACCTGTCCTGCACCTCTCCCGTGGATAAAGAGGGATATCTCTACAAGaag AAAAAGCGGACTGGCACCTTTCAGCGGCGGTGGTTTGTCTTGAAGGCCAACCTGCTGTTCTACCAGGAGCGTCCAGCCGACCGACACCTGCTGGGCGTCATCGTGCTGGAGGGCTGCGCCGTCCAGCGCTCAGAGGCCGACGAACAGTTCGCCTTTTCTCTGGTGTTCGGACCCGGACTGAAGACCTACAGGTTGGCAGCAGGAGATCATCGGAGCCAGGAGAGCTGGGTGACAGCGCTGTTCTCAGCCCGACACTGTCACCTCTCCCAGCTGCTCAGAGATCTGCAGAGGAAATATGAAG AAGCTAAACAGCAGCAAGGCTCTGGTGAGGCCTCCCCCTCAGTGAGTCTGTCCACAAACAGCTTCTTGTCTGCAGGAGGATCATCTGCAGCGATCAGAGAAGCCAGAAGCTTCAGCGCCAGCGCGGTTCTGCAGGCGCCATCAGCACCAACCAAAGTCCTGCCCAAAAAGTCCCCCAAACTGTGGCAGAGGAGGAATGCATATGTCACCCCGCTCAACGGGCCTGCACCTCTGTACGGCGAGTGGCCTCTGGTGGGGTCCGATCCACTCGTGGAGTTCAGCAAACTTCATGAATATTACGGTCAGGAAGTGACGAAAGCCAGAGAGGAGTGGCTGAGGAGTCGGCAGACGGCGGAGGACAGCGGAGATCTCATCGACCTTGGCTGA
- the LOC108237794 gene encoding transmembrane protein 265, whose protein sequence is MSDTNIEMETSKPMITPGSADGPHEENPTKGIPASFRNNHHHRRLAVCSIVCGLTCIGILALTHSVKAEHAQNRKEEEEHSKKAKKFSIISIVTWVSILISIPILLAFFSFLATLKDY, encoded by the exons ATGTCAGACACCAACATCGAAATGGAGACCAGCAAACCAATGATAACGCCCGGGTCAGCTGACGGGCCGCACGAAGAAAACCCGACCAAAGGGATCCCTGCATCCTTCCGCAACAACCACCACCACAGGCGACTGGCCGTCTGCAGCATCGTCTGCGGCCTCACCTGCATCGGGATCCTCGCTCTGACTCATTCAGTCAAG GCCGAACACGCACAGAACagaaaggaagaggaggagcattCAAAGAAGGCAAAGAAATTCAGCATCATCTCCATCGTGACGTGGGTCTCCATCCTCATCTCCATTCCTATTCTGCTGGCGTTTTTCTCCTTCCTCGCCACTTTAAAAGACTATTAA
- the prr14 gene encoding uncharacterized protein prr14 isoform X1, whose protein sequence is MLTSPSDFLSLIVCPMDEDAIPPNPVCSAPPLSEPPSPLLSFSSVTLSSANDGQSEHRRSGRIQEIRARTPKKLDCPDSRMAQKPYRQNPSPTKRHPERTVMVRVPQSKLPRVERRPEKQNENEFKIRFTAEHRNEQKDLKSPQSKADLSPGENAVESLEENKMLNLDAAAFDMDTGSELADLDVMESSAASKGWVIGPLFQSLKSKMASFTEIVMSPVKLFRASSPPPFMEHLNKLDSELQADAPTGYSGDRNQEDRTNQQSLSEFRETQSAETVAPSYVKKLQLDELSSCSSGPAAERAINQQDSVPLACVVPESVESSVLLQSLAKVCASQEINLKSSCAEEEQNDQLTPLTEQAANGSEVKKIYSGDKSQQPNLGISNKQPSHLNVVELNTDSRDMNTTPSSSVCYPQAEYLHLDDDVESCLLIRRSLRNNLVDRTHKTSLQQMESRLNSETCSVPDAVRPKRGLKLNCRSQDSVKRKKTTDDTKSQQLLNLASHGDAIKGLRPSRRGAGLMNTITHEEETIQLGNKRLVVLLKANQKGKSGEEATINPQTESSSEAMSVCCEPLGNPKSSRAKPGGSFRTLKTRRTLSKANLINDYCMDLETTVPMTSTERAKEKPFPKVPVRPDLKQLQFAGKRSITNTKPTKRKLTHRGSSATESTLVSASPVKQFEPMTTAFSSSQGVKTADDLATEPSQPSKRSKNSLRGAVKSLVFSQTPEEKQHLSNFHSKTKENQNGRADPAYFENNPQHGEPYPHLHLDCYVKLNKDPLVTVASVADEVFATDSGIRSPPRSDIRDAISRRRRRRRCRVLPSRTHRREDGSKSVTVEDTDLAASRTAESSCSMRLLRSYSCPEFPSLRHHDSTPLHSPHHGRTPASPHQGHSASHKSLRRARRHTVCSVEVEREIAPLCLRKEVYPSRRSVPAPQHLSLSHTHSPSTSLSALASGFLSSPLAFLSKKSDCRGAAGSPPASCHFPSPSSSSVTSPSSSSTWHPSAFIPAAHSAATLDPCSSGNPSRCEAERRQQSEEEDYGEDTSSSSQEFEDDGLREEKALPGFDIKVGKKHEERGKVSSIKIRRTLPKPQTNLTPMGLPKPIRLKKKEFSLEEIYTNKNFNKPPESRLETIFEVPLNRKNGSESWCGPRRVKRFLKFLEVGTVRKPKKPLVGAGKAGIPSSRTRRGGFPKDEPPLGVQDVDSLLCAKLDELSLWLIQDQKDG, encoded by the exons atgttgACTTCTCCCTCTGATTTCCTCTCTCTGATAGTTTGTCCGATGGATGAAGATGCTATCCCCCCAAACCCTGTCTGTAGTGCACCTCCCCTCAGTGAACCTCCATcacctctcctctccttttCCTCCGTCACCCTCAG CTCTGCAAATGATGGCCAGTCTGAACACAGGAGGAGTGGTCGCATTCAGGAGATCAGAGCGAGAACTCCTAAAAAGCTGGACTGCCCCGACAGCCGAATGGCCCAGAAACCATACAGACAGAATCCGTCCCCAACGAAGAGACACCCGGAGAGGACGGTCATG GTGCGAGTGCCTCAGTCCAAGCTGCCGAGAGTCGAACGAAGACCAGAGAAACAAAACGAG aatgaatttaaaatcagatttacaGCAGAGCACCGGAATGA GCAAAAGGACTTGAAAAGCCCGCAGTCTAAAGCCGATTTATCTCCTGGTGAAAATGCAGTTGAATCacttgaagaaaataaaatgctgaatcTTGATGCGGCTGCATTCGACATGGACACCGGCAGCGAGTTGGCAGATTTGGATGTCATGGAAAGCTCGGCTGCCTCGAAGGGATGGGTGATCGGCCCGTTGTTTCAGTCACTGAAGTCAAAGATGGCCAGTTTTACTGAGATCGTCATGTCTCCCGTTAAACTCTTCCGAGCCAGCAGCCCCCCACCGTTCATGGAGCATCTGAACAAACTGGACTCTGAGCTGCAGGCCGACGCACCGACTGGTTATTCAGGAGACAGGAATCAGGAGGACAGAACGAATCAGCAAAGCCTTAGTGAGTTCAGAGAAACACAAAGTGCAGAAACTGTTGCTCCCAGTTATGTGAAGAAGCTGCAGTTGGATGAGTTATCGTCATGCAGTTCTGGGCCGGCAGCTGAACGAGCAATTAATCAACAGGATTCGGTGCCTTTAGCCTGCGTTGTTCCTGAATCTGTAGAGTCCTCTGTTCTCTTACAGTCTTTGGCCAAAGTCTGTGCCTCACAAgagattaatttaaaatcatcaTGTGCTGAAGAGGAGCAGAACGACCAGCTGACGCCGCTGACCGAACAAGCAGCAAATGGATCCGAGGTAAAGAAGATTTACTCTGGAGACAAAAGTCAGCAGCCTAACTTGGGTATCAGCAACAAGCAGCCTTCTCATCTGAACGTGGTTGAGTTAAACACAGACTCAAGAGACATGAACACCACGCCGTCCTCCTCAGTCTGTTACCCTCAGGCAGAATATCTTCATCTCGATGATGATGTAGAAAGTTGTCTCTTAATTCGCCGAAGCCTTCGAAACAATCTGGTGGACAGGACACATAAAACGTCTTTGCAGCAGATGGAGTCCCGACTGAACTCTGAGACGTGTTCAGTCCCTGATGCCGTGCGACCAAAGAGGGGGTTGAAACTGAACTGTCGTTCTCAGGACTctgtaaagaggaaaaaaaccaCTGATGATACAAAAAGTCAACAACTATTAAATCTGGCTTCACATGGCGACGCAATAAAAGGTCTCAGACCGTCGAGACGGGGCGCAGGATTGATGAATACCATTACACACGAGGAGGAAACGATTCAACTCGGTAACAAAAGACTGGTTGTGCTGttaaaagcaaaccaaaaaggaaaaagcggAGAAGAAGCAACAATTAATCCTCAGACTGAAAGTTCCTCTGAAGCTATGTCAGTTTGCTGCGAGCCGCTCGGCAACCCAAAGAGCAGCCGAGCGAAGCCCGGCGGGTCGTTCAGGACACTGAAGACAAGAAGAACTCTGAGTAAAGCCAATTTAATTAACGATTACTGTATGGATCTGGAAACTACGGTGCCAATGACCTCGACTGAACGAGCCAAGGAAAAGCCATTTCCCAAAGTTCCTGTCCGTCCTGATTTAAAGCAGCTCCAGTTTGCGGGGAAGCGCAGCATTACAAACACGAAGCCGACAAAACGAAAACTGACCCATCGTGGGAGTTCAGCCACGGAGAGCACTTTGGTGTCTGCCTCACCAGTTAAACAGTTCGAACCCATGACCAcagctttcagctcctctcaggGGGTAAAAACAGCAGACGACTTGGCTACAGAACCAAGCCAACCATCCAAGAGATCCAAAAACAGTCTTAGAGGTGCTGTGAAGTCCTTGGTGTTCAGCCAAACTCCAGAAGAGAAACAGCATCTCAGCAACTTTCACTCAAAAACCAAAGAGAACCAAAATGGCCGAGCGGATCCTgcatattttgaaaacaatccTCAACACGGTGAACCGTATCCCCACCTTCATTTAGACTGTTATGTAAAGTTAAACAAAGATCCGCTTGTTACAGTTGCCTCTGTGGCAGATGAGGTATTTGCCACAGACTCTGGTATTAGAAGTCCTCCTCGGTCGGATATAAGAGATGCCATCAGtcggagaagaaggaggaggagatgcaGGGTGCTGCCGAGTAGAACGCACAGACGTGAGGACGGGTCAAAGTCTGTCACTGTGGAGGACACAGATCTGGCTGCGTCCCGCACAGCAGAGAGCAGCTGCTCGATGCGCCTGCTGCGCAGCTACTCCTGCCCGGAGTTCCCGTCCCTCCGTCACCACGACTCGACGCCTCTGCACTCGCCGCATCACGGCAGGACGCCCGCGTCGCCCCACCAAGGCCATTCTGCTTCCCACAAATCCCTGAGGCGAGCCCGGAGACACACGGTCTGCAGCGTGGAGGTGGAGCGGGAGATCGCCCCCCTCTGTCTTCGGAAGGAGGTGTACCCGTCCAGAAGATCCGTCCCCGCTCCGCAGCACCTGTCTCTCAGTCATACACACTCCCCCAGCACTTCCCTCTCAGCTCTCGCCTCAGGCTTCCTCTCAAGCCCCTTGGCTTTTCTGTCCAAGAAGTCCGactgcagaggagctgctggcAGCCCCCCTGCTTCCTGTCACtttccctctccctcctcttcttccgTAACGTCTCCATCCAGCTCCTCAACATGGCATCCGTCAGCTTTCATCCCCGCAGCTCACTCCGCTGCCACTTTGGATCCCTGCAGCAG TGGGAACCCTTCTCGGTGCGAGGCAGAGAGGCGGCAGCAAAGTGAGGAGGAAGATTATGGCGAGGACACGAGTTCCTCCAGTCAGGAGTTTGAAGACGATGGGCTGAGAGAGGAAAAGGCGCTGCCTGGTTTTGACATAAAA GTGGGGAAGAAACACGAGGAACGAGGGAAGGTGTCGTCTATCAAAATCCGGAGAACTTTACCCAAACCTCAGACCAACCTAACGCCCATGGGTCTGCCCAAACCCATCAG GTTGAAAAAGAAGGAGTTTAGTTTAGAGGAAATTTACACTAATAAGAATTTCAACAAACCCCCTGAAAG ccgTCTGGAAACCATATTCGAGGTGCCTCTCAATCGCAAGAACGGCTCCGAGTCCTGGTGCGGCCCGAGGCGCGTCAAGCGTTTCCTGAAGTTCCTGGAGGTGGGTACGGTCAGAAAACCGAAGAAGCCTCTGGTCGGAGCTGGAAAAGCGGGCATTCCCTCGTCCAGGACGCGGCGAGGAGGCTTCCCTAAAGACGAGCCGCCCCTCGGCGTTCAGGACGTGGACTCGCTGCTCTGCGCGAAGCTGGACGAGTTGAGTTTGTGGTTGATACAAGATCAGAAAGACGGCTGA
- the prr14 gene encoding uncharacterized protein prr14 isoform X2: protein MDEDAIPPNPVCSAPPLSEPPSPLLSFSSVTLSSANDGQSEHRRSGRIQEIRARTPKKLDCPDSRMAQKPYRQNPSPTKRHPERTVMVRVPQSKLPRVERRPEKQNENEFKIRFTAEHRNEQKDLKSPQSKADLSPGENAVESLEENKMLNLDAAAFDMDTGSELADLDVMESSAASKGWVIGPLFQSLKSKMASFTEIVMSPVKLFRASSPPPFMEHLNKLDSELQADAPTGYSGDRNQEDRTNQQSLSEFRETQSAETVAPSYVKKLQLDELSSCSSGPAAERAINQQDSVPLACVVPESVESSVLLQSLAKVCASQEINLKSSCAEEEQNDQLTPLTEQAANGSEVKKIYSGDKSQQPNLGISNKQPSHLNVVELNTDSRDMNTTPSSSVCYPQAEYLHLDDDVESCLLIRRSLRNNLVDRTHKTSLQQMESRLNSETCSVPDAVRPKRGLKLNCRSQDSVKRKKTTDDTKSQQLLNLASHGDAIKGLRPSRRGAGLMNTITHEEETIQLGNKRLVVLLKANQKGKSGEEATINPQTESSSEAMSVCCEPLGNPKSSRAKPGGSFRTLKTRRTLSKANLINDYCMDLETTVPMTSTERAKEKPFPKVPVRPDLKQLQFAGKRSITNTKPTKRKLTHRGSSATESTLVSASPVKQFEPMTTAFSSSQGVKTADDLATEPSQPSKRSKNSLRGAVKSLVFSQTPEEKQHLSNFHSKTKENQNGRADPAYFENNPQHGEPYPHLHLDCYVKLNKDPLVTVASVADEVFATDSGIRSPPRSDIRDAISRRRRRRRCRVLPSRTHRREDGSKSVTVEDTDLAASRTAESSCSMRLLRSYSCPEFPSLRHHDSTPLHSPHHGRTPASPHQGHSASHKSLRRARRHTVCSVEVEREIAPLCLRKEVYPSRRSVPAPQHLSLSHTHSPSTSLSALASGFLSSPLAFLSKKSDCRGAAGSPPASCHFPSPSSSSVTSPSSSSTWHPSAFIPAAHSAATLDPCSSGNPSRCEAERRQQSEEEDYGEDTSSSSQEFEDDGLREEKALPGFDIKVGKKHEERGKVSSIKIRRTLPKPQTNLTPMGLPKPIRLKKKEFSLEEIYTNKNFNKPPESRLETIFEVPLNRKNGSESWCGPRRVKRFLKFLEVGTVRKPKKPLVGAGKAGIPSSRTRRGGFPKDEPPLGVQDVDSLLCAKLDELSLWLIQDQKDG from the exons ATGGATGAAGATGCTATCCCCCCAAACCCTGTCTGTAGTGCACCTCCCCTCAGTGAACCTCCATcacctctcctctccttttCCTCCGTCACCCTCAG CTCTGCAAATGATGGCCAGTCTGAACACAGGAGGAGTGGTCGCATTCAGGAGATCAGAGCGAGAACTCCTAAAAAGCTGGACTGCCCCGACAGCCGAATGGCCCAGAAACCATACAGACAGAATCCGTCCCCAACGAAGAGACACCCGGAGAGGACGGTCATG GTGCGAGTGCCTCAGTCCAAGCTGCCGAGAGTCGAACGAAGACCAGAGAAACAAAACGAG aatgaatttaaaatcagatttacaGCAGAGCACCGGAATGA GCAAAAGGACTTGAAAAGCCCGCAGTCTAAAGCCGATTTATCTCCTGGTGAAAATGCAGTTGAATCacttgaagaaaataaaatgctgaatcTTGATGCGGCTGCATTCGACATGGACACCGGCAGCGAGTTGGCAGATTTGGATGTCATGGAAAGCTCGGCTGCCTCGAAGGGATGGGTGATCGGCCCGTTGTTTCAGTCACTGAAGTCAAAGATGGCCAGTTTTACTGAGATCGTCATGTCTCCCGTTAAACTCTTCCGAGCCAGCAGCCCCCCACCGTTCATGGAGCATCTGAACAAACTGGACTCTGAGCTGCAGGCCGACGCACCGACTGGTTATTCAGGAGACAGGAATCAGGAGGACAGAACGAATCAGCAAAGCCTTAGTGAGTTCAGAGAAACACAAAGTGCAGAAACTGTTGCTCCCAGTTATGTGAAGAAGCTGCAGTTGGATGAGTTATCGTCATGCAGTTCTGGGCCGGCAGCTGAACGAGCAATTAATCAACAGGATTCGGTGCCTTTAGCCTGCGTTGTTCCTGAATCTGTAGAGTCCTCTGTTCTCTTACAGTCTTTGGCCAAAGTCTGTGCCTCACAAgagattaatttaaaatcatcaTGTGCTGAAGAGGAGCAGAACGACCAGCTGACGCCGCTGACCGAACAAGCAGCAAATGGATCCGAGGTAAAGAAGATTTACTCTGGAGACAAAAGTCAGCAGCCTAACTTGGGTATCAGCAACAAGCAGCCTTCTCATCTGAACGTGGTTGAGTTAAACACAGACTCAAGAGACATGAACACCACGCCGTCCTCCTCAGTCTGTTACCCTCAGGCAGAATATCTTCATCTCGATGATGATGTAGAAAGTTGTCTCTTAATTCGCCGAAGCCTTCGAAACAATCTGGTGGACAGGACACATAAAACGTCTTTGCAGCAGATGGAGTCCCGACTGAACTCTGAGACGTGTTCAGTCCCTGATGCCGTGCGACCAAAGAGGGGGTTGAAACTGAACTGTCGTTCTCAGGACTctgtaaagaggaaaaaaaccaCTGATGATACAAAAAGTCAACAACTATTAAATCTGGCTTCACATGGCGACGCAATAAAAGGTCTCAGACCGTCGAGACGGGGCGCAGGATTGATGAATACCATTACACACGAGGAGGAAACGATTCAACTCGGTAACAAAAGACTGGTTGTGCTGttaaaagcaaaccaaaaaggaaaaagcggAGAAGAAGCAACAATTAATCCTCAGACTGAAAGTTCCTCTGAAGCTATGTCAGTTTGCTGCGAGCCGCTCGGCAACCCAAAGAGCAGCCGAGCGAAGCCCGGCGGGTCGTTCAGGACACTGAAGACAAGAAGAACTCTGAGTAAAGCCAATTTAATTAACGATTACTGTATGGATCTGGAAACTACGGTGCCAATGACCTCGACTGAACGAGCCAAGGAAAAGCCATTTCCCAAAGTTCCTGTCCGTCCTGATTTAAAGCAGCTCCAGTTTGCGGGGAAGCGCAGCATTACAAACACGAAGCCGACAAAACGAAAACTGACCCATCGTGGGAGTTCAGCCACGGAGAGCACTTTGGTGTCTGCCTCACCAGTTAAACAGTTCGAACCCATGACCAcagctttcagctcctctcaggGGGTAAAAACAGCAGACGACTTGGCTACAGAACCAAGCCAACCATCCAAGAGATCCAAAAACAGTCTTAGAGGTGCTGTGAAGTCCTTGGTGTTCAGCCAAACTCCAGAAGAGAAACAGCATCTCAGCAACTTTCACTCAAAAACCAAAGAGAACCAAAATGGCCGAGCGGATCCTgcatattttgaaaacaatccTCAACACGGTGAACCGTATCCCCACCTTCATTTAGACTGTTATGTAAAGTTAAACAAAGATCCGCTTGTTACAGTTGCCTCTGTGGCAGATGAGGTATTTGCCACAGACTCTGGTATTAGAAGTCCTCCTCGGTCGGATATAAGAGATGCCATCAGtcggagaagaaggaggaggagatgcaGGGTGCTGCCGAGTAGAACGCACAGACGTGAGGACGGGTCAAAGTCTGTCACTGTGGAGGACACAGATCTGGCTGCGTCCCGCACAGCAGAGAGCAGCTGCTCGATGCGCCTGCTGCGCAGCTACTCCTGCCCGGAGTTCCCGTCCCTCCGTCACCACGACTCGACGCCTCTGCACTCGCCGCATCACGGCAGGACGCCCGCGTCGCCCCACCAAGGCCATTCTGCTTCCCACAAATCCCTGAGGCGAGCCCGGAGACACACGGTCTGCAGCGTGGAGGTGGAGCGGGAGATCGCCCCCCTCTGTCTTCGGAAGGAGGTGTACCCGTCCAGAAGATCCGTCCCCGCTCCGCAGCACCTGTCTCTCAGTCATACACACTCCCCCAGCACTTCCCTCTCAGCTCTCGCCTCAGGCTTCCTCTCAAGCCCCTTGGCTTTTCTGTCCAAGAAGTCCGactgcagaggagctgctggcAGCCCCCCTGCTTCCTGTCACtttccctctccctcctcttcttccgTAACGTCTCCATCCAGCTCCTCAACATGGCATCCGTCAGCTTTCATCCCCGCAGCTCACTCCGCTGCCACTTTGGATCCCTGCAGCAG TGGGAACCCTTCTCGGTGCGAGGCAGAGAGGCGGCAGCAAAGTGAGGAGGAAGATTATGGCGAGGACACGAGTTCCTCCAGTCAGGAGTTTGAAGACGATGGGCTGAGAGAGGAAAAGGCGCTGCCTGGTTTTGACATAAAA GTGGGGAAGAAACACGAGGAACGAGGGAAGGTGTCGTCTATCAAAATCCGGAGAACTTTACCCAAACCTCAGACCAACCTAACGCCCATGGGTCTGCCCAAACCCATCAG GTTGAAAAAGAAGGAGTTTAGTTTAGAGGAAATTTACACTAATAAGAATTTCAACAAACCCCCTGAAAG ccgTCTGGAAACCATATTCGAGGTGCCTCTCAATCGCAAGAACGGCTCCGAGTCCTGGTGCGGCCCGAGGCGCGTCAAGCGTTTCCTGAAGTTCCTGGAGGTGGGTACGGTCAGAAAACCGAAGAAGCCTCTGGTCGGAGCTGGAAAAGCGGGCATTCCCTCGTCCAGGACGCGGCGAGGAGGCTTCCCTAAAGACGAGCCGCCCCTCGGCGTTCAGGACGTGGACTCGCTGCTCTGCGCGAAGCTGGACGAGTTGAGTTTGTGGTTGATACAAGATCAGAAAGACGGCTGA
- the zgc:153733 gene encoding sesquipedalian-1 isoform X1, translating to MKLEGGMKIHKKILTHYLSCTSPVDKEGYLYKKKKRTGTFQRRWFVLKANLLFYQERPADRHLLGVIVLEGCAVQRSEADEQFAFSLVFGPGLKTYRLAAGDHRSQESWVTALFSARHCHLSQLLRDLQRKYEEAKQQQGSGEASPSVSLSTNSFLSAGGSSAAIREARSFSASAVLQAPSAPTKVLPKKSPKLWQRRNAYVTPLNGPAPLYGEWPLVGSDPLVEFSKLHEYYGQEVTKAREEWLRSRQTAEDSGDLIDLG from the exons ATGAAG TTAGAAGGTGGCATGAAGATCCACAAAAAGATTCTGACCCATTACCTGTCCTGCACCTCTCCCGTGGATAAAGAGGGATATCTCTACAAGaag AAAAAGCGGACTGGCACCTTTCAGCGGCGGTGGTTTGTCTTGAAGGCCAACCTGCTGTTCTACCAGGAGCGTCCAGCCGACCGACACCTGCTGGGCGTCATCGTGCTGGAGGGCTGCGCCGTCCAGCGCTCAGAGGCCGACGAACAGTTCGCCTTTTCTCTGGTGTTCGGACCCGGACTGAAGACCTACAGGTTGGCAGCAGGAGATCATCGGAGCCAGGAGAGCTGGGTGACAGCGCTGTTCTCAGCCCGACACTGTCACCTCTCCCAGCTGCTCAGAGATCTGCAGAGGAAATATGAAG AAGCTAAACAGCAGCAAGGCTCTGGTGAGGCCTCCCCCTCAGTGAGTCTGTCCACAAACAGCTTCTTGTCTGCAGGAGGATCATCTGCAGCGATCAGAGAAGCCAGAAGCTTCAGCGCCAGCGCGGTTCTGCAGGCGCCATCAGCACCAACCAAAGTCCTGCCCAAAAAGTCCCCCAAACTGTGGCAGAGGAGGAATGCATATGTCACCCCGCTCAACGGGCCTGCACCTCTGTACGGCGAGTGGCCTCTGGTGGGGTCCGATCCACTCGTGGAGTTCAGCAAACTTCATGAATATTACGGTCAGGAAGTGACGAAAGCCAGAGAGGAGTGGCTGAGGAGTCGGCAGACGGCGGAGGACAGCGGAGATCTCATCGACCTTGGCTGA